The DNA region CTGTAAGTATTGAATCTATTGATGTATATAACAGAACTCTTAATGGCAGTTGCCCAACCCCACTCCTCAACTTGCAAGCAATTGAGAACTGAGAGTCCAAGTCCAGAAGCACAACTTCAGCTTGCCACCACAACTTTGCAGCAGCAACTACATCCTCTATCTTCCCAAATACCAAGTTTACAAACCATGAGTCTCTCCCATCTTTGCAAGAATCATTCGTTGAATTCAGAAAAGCTTACCCTCAGTATTCTGATACCTATCAAGCTGATCAAATAAAAGCCCAAGAATACTACCATCTCTCCCTTTCCAACCACACCTATCTTGATTACATTGGCATAGGCCTTTTCTCCTATTCTCAGCTGCACAAATCATGACccttcaagaaaataaattgccttatcttcttcttcttcctctcccccaccaccaccaccatcgcCTCCTCAAAAATCAGATTTCCCCTTCTTTAGTATATCCTACAAGACAGGGAATCTAAAGATTTTGCTACTTCATGGTGGGCAAGAATCAGAATTTGAATCTGTAGTGAAGAAAAGGATCATGG from Quercus lobata isolate SW786 unplaced genomic scaffold, ValleyOak3.0 Primary Assembly Scq3eQI_2022, whole genome shotgun sequence includes:
- the LOC115973051 gene encoding LOW QUALITY PROTEIN: uncharacterized protein LOC115973051 (The sequence of the model RefSeq protein was modified relative to this genomic sequence to represent the inferred CDS: deleted 1 base in 1 codon; substituted 1 base at 1 genomic stop codon), coding for MASKSRSTTSACHHNFAAATTSSIFPNTKFTNHESLPSLQESFVEFRKAYPQYSDTYQADQIKAQEYYHLSLSNHTYLDYIGIGLFSYSQLTNHDPSRKXIALSSSSSSPPPPPPSPPQKSDFPFFSISYKTGNLKILLLHGGQESEFESVVKKRIMGFLNISENDYSMVFTANRISAFKLLSEAYPFQSSRKLLTVYDYQSEAVEAMTSSSEKRGAQITSAEFSWPRL